Below is a genomic region from Salmo trutta chromosome 19, fSalTru1.1, whole genome shotgun sequence.
TTtcacgttttgagggagcatgcaattggcatgctgactgcaggaatgtccaccagagctctttgtcagagaattgaatgttaatttctctacctccaacatcgttttagagaatttggcagtacgtccaaccggcctcacaaacacagttcagttgactgatttccttatatgaactgtaattcagcaatatcgttgaaattgttgcatgttgcgtttatatttttaagCTCCCAGTAATTAATTGGTGAATCACCaatgtttcggcatcactgtgcttTCTTCAGGATTTAGTTTGGTGTTGACATGCAGAGGAGCATAGGCCTACTAACACCTTATGTTTACAGTTATTTAGATTAGCCTATAGGCATATCAGCTACTTACCGCAGAAATAATACATAGTTGAATACGTTTATTTATACCATTAAGAAACAATATCACTTTTGTGAAGTATTTAGAGGGAACAGCCTCATTCTCACACCTTTCTAATAATGTTCTCATGATAGGCTTTAGGGACAACCTGACGGCAACTAGCAATACAATCAGCCCTTCGTTGTGACACCAGCCTGTGTATTTGTGCTCTAGACATCCTGAAGGTAAAAGCAGTGAGTGTTGGTGTGGTGGCCATCAAGGGCCATGAGACGGGCCGTTATCTGGCCATGGACAAAGATGGTAATCTCTATGGATCGGTGAGTCTCTCCTAGCAACACTTTGGAAATTACTGTATCAAACTCTGGATAAAATAAAACAGTTCCTAATCAAAAACTCAGATGGAAAACTACAGTGTAGCTTTCACCTCTTTGAGCTAGACAATTTGATCATGTTGCCTAACTAACCTAAGAATTATTATGAGTAATCCATTACCCTGGGGGTAATCACAATCATCAAGAGATGAGAAACATCAACCAAACAGATGTATCAGAATGGGTTGCTTTGGGTTTCCTATCTTGAAGTCAAAGTCTTCATTCATTGTATCTTGAAGTCAAAGTCTTCATTTATTATAATGATTAAAGGCTAGGTTTCCGGACACAGAAAATCTCCATTGAGCATACTTTTtgtccaggactaggtttaatatgtgtccaggaaaccagccctAAATGTTCTTAATCTAACTTTATTTATTCCAGAAAACTCTGAAGGATGAGTGTTACTTCCTGGAGAAGATGGAGGAGAACCATTACAACACGTACAGGTCTCAGAAGTACCAGGCCAAAGACTGGTTTCTGGGGCTCAAGAGGAACGGGCAGCCTAAAGCTGGTCAAAGGACACACATAGGCCAGAAGGCCATATATTTTCTGCCTCGGCCTGTTGACAACACCACCATGTAAAGGCAGAagacaggaaatgccaacaatgacCCTGTCACAGCAATCAATCACCTCAATTCACTTTGAACAATGTGCTCTTAATCAATAAGTAAATGTGACAAAGCATCAATAATAATTATGTTATTATATTTTATGATCAATGGGCCATTTTAATGTATTCCTTTTGTACAATAATAGCATATGTATCACACAAATTGTTTCTTATTTATATCCTATGTTTCCTCATATTTGTTGGAGAATATTTATTAATAAAATGTtgtaaaaatatatttgtattttagtTTTCATAATAGAATGGGCACATTTTCATTGAAATACAATTTCATATTGTAGCAAATGCTGGAATTATATTACCATAGGACTCGTAGCATGTCCCATAACAACTATTACAAAGGTTATTAGACTGGGGTTACTTTAGTCCTACTGACACACGTGGTACCTTCTTATTCTCTTTACTTTTACCCTTAAGGAATAGTATATTATAAAgtgggtggttccagccctgaatgctgattggctgacagctgtggtatgtCAGACCATATACACGGTTATGACAATATAttcatttttactgttctaattacgttggtaaccagtttataatagcaataaggcacctcagaggTTTGTGCTATATGGCTTATATACCACGGGCTAAGACCTCGTGCCATATTGCTAAATTTTATCACACTGTTTTTACTTATTCTTGTTTGTACGGTACTGTCATACTCATAAATACTGAGAAGAGATATTGACTATG
It encodes:
- the LOC115153981 gene encoding putative fibroblast growth factor 1 isoform X2, with the protein product MTEGEITVLSMGPTTQQNYRPLIRLYCMNGGHHLQILPDGTVAGSRDENKDDILKVKAVSVGVVAIKGHETGRYLAMDKDGNLYGSKTLKDECYFLEKMEENHYNTYRSQKYQAKDWFLGLKRNGQPKAGQRTHIGQKAIYFLPRPVDNTTM